From one Thamnophis elegans isolate rThaEle1 chromosome 7, rThaEle1.pri, whole genome shotgun sequence genomic stretch:
- the CDPF1 gene encoding cysteine-rich DPF motif domain-containing protein 1 isoform X1, which yields MKSGKKRESARMETFECELCGLSAPFSYYGHKPPNAYSVTLLEDCYVMNDPFTPDKDRFLILGARCSRCHKRVCAGPDCSLFYSKRFCLPCVKAHITEFPVEIEDDLKKKAHSKSSKKGDSKNLGKS from the exons atgaagagtgggaagaagagagagag TGCCCGGATGGAGACTTTTGAATGTGAGCTCTGTGGATTATCAGCCCCCTTCAGCTACTATGGACATAAACCTCCCAATGCCTACTCAGTCAC cctCCTGGAAGACTGTTATGTTATGAATGACCCGTTCACCCCAGACAAGGACAGATTCCTCATCCTTGGTGCGCGGTGTAGTCGGTGTCACAAACGGGTGTGTGCTGGGCCA GACTGCAGTCTTTTCTATTCCAAAAGATTTTGCCTCCCCTGCGTGAAAGCACACATAACCGAATTTCCTGTGGAAATAGAagatgatttgaaaaaaaaagcacactCAAAATCTTCCAAGAAAGGAGATTCTAAGAATCTGGGGAAAAGCTAG
- the CDPF1 gene encoding cysteine-rich DPF motif domain-containing protein 1 isoform X2, translating into METFECELCGLSAPFSYYGHKPPNAYSVTLLEDCYVMNDPFTPDKDRFLILGARCSRCHKRVCAGPDCSLFYSKRFCLPCVKAHITEFPVEIEDDLKKKAHSKSSKKGDSKNLGKS; encoded by the exons ATGGAGACTTTTGAATGTGAGCTCTGTGGATTATCAGCCCCCTTCAGCTACTATGGACATAAACCTCCCAATGCCTACTCAGTCAC cctCCTGGAAGACTGTTATGTTATGAATGACCCGTTCACCCCAGACAAGGACAGATTCCTCATCCTTGGTGCGCGGTGTAGTCGGTGTCACAAACGGGTGTGTGCTGGGCCA GACTGCAGTCTTTTCTATTCCAAAAGATTTTGCCTCCCCTGCGTGAAAGCACACATAACCGAATTTCCTGTGGAAATAGAagatgatttgaaaaaaaaagcacactCAAAATCTTCCAAGAAAGGAGATTCTAAGAATCTGGGGAAAAGCTAG
- the PKDREJ gene encoding polycystic kidney disease and receptor for egg jelly-related protein yields the protein MLLCSGHVALELVFEEHDIRPSPTSADITIQGVSYSCSVLCHLRQHLRIKLQCQDVSLFLLWPSTFPKADRKQMQLSCCSCLDKTRWRHHYSYRSGGPRALFLPISHHPYSSLCNHYRDGWLPHRCSSCFRHCQMVHYTHQGLCLPSFHVKQGPLVRPSLDVQVEPVILHLYSAHSKLLRIPHRTIRLFWNVSSVNSQRKTYSLVDAHNSQFWSTTYNPYALRNNYSIAPSPPSFRNNVVARFALVLEEAESGDLSGALDFSGAILSLKTRNHPLAYLAVNMRKTKADAYFFTHRWGFFYHIKGSSSGLHIPSRTYYLFYQQQSLSYLIAIEFVHRCWYRFGIHMYLNRKGVHLTSDSGKDVEIHIFNSGPSFVPSLAYIAWFIPLQNPLLQHKWAFNLQCLGVEKEDLPWNATYSYRDRVKNAARFISDLPFNPALYAGFIAPVNCTQVGQRCFILETKVGTYTSKVLKSTVDCLQRFCFLKRVKIQESHYTNPVLNYSKKISFILSADFEVNCPEPRQTHITWRIYKVPDMKTGPDWSKPLNPPAVGKKDLLHLNIPAESLDEGLYLFNLTVTLITMDTLEKAEASDSVFVRIRLNRLWAVIAGGDLQTVRFSDQWILNGSASSDPDAPQPFEGLTFTWYCSKQKEDYTSMTLSETGKCRPHQADLRWTASSEPLQTVLPRTLQENATYYFLLVVHKGRRQAQAEQRIQVKPDAWLTLNLTCIENCRRSVIPTERFCLFGKCLNCRTFDRPRFHWSLFSGNSSELQFDWATRTSTGRTNPYLCVKPLGLMHMAEFSFRLVLKVGLEGHEPLLYNYSFVINIPPALGKCSLNPPTGIAFLTKFSVHCSGFRDQHLPLTYKVKVALDSMEMPIRGNSTLGAIVYFGDQSKSPPSFLPVGASAKQYLLNLHVQVYDGLGAYSQMTLPTTVHSLLKVKEPEAVLKELHKLTGGTSAPIIYFLNRGNYFSAGYFVHMVASALNDLEVLPRLHSSKTKLREILLNHLAGIPTTNIMEANHVISSILQITQEIGEINRKSQLLVVQKLKDVTDGLRRHNRENGGFKEICDLGTAILAGLSKVLKASLLKNPQSHRIMAEETMSVTQILTDLLLEGKVLGEHETIIGADDWTITLRKEEKQDISESFAKRRDCQNRFYPKMKQVEYDQLPDDTVISTVVYDFDNNPFFGLPSLDNISTRVAGFKMAGIKSNGDVIEIMPDVAEMILTRNEEKAAVFEMVVERSQNFPEASGGFSFEVCRNSKDILIQVVTKPKFTFQVFIYVGLKLSHPPIAIFNVSHNKPVISKTKNSTGDDCVFQRPYIFCLSQTLLKSIFRGSTAEKQNISIVFQSNQFLEDHNSQRLGLMLFTADCLYLDDAQTLWRQDQCHLGPQTTWRKLHCVCAGKRRTVRTVDPPTGRASLGNVTFLAGKVTVYPDPIEMRKIQLAQIQRNPVIILTVGFIFLTYILLAIWAMRKDRADVESRAHTIVLPDNDPFDKVCYLVTVYTGSRIGAGTTAAVFIQLIGDQAVSDVHRLSHPEHVAFLRGSINTFLLTSKNDLGDIYCLQAWHDNAGSSPSWFLSRVKVENMYTKQSWVFICRKWLALDKDNGLIERVFVVVQPSAALNKMDFFLICFAKDLADNHLWFSPFAHVCTGSFNRLQRLSCCLATLFCILLINMMFFKDDVDQQMYAGHLQYLRLLIIGIQSAFISFPLQMIITALFKYAQKEPSDQKIPETQQKVCSHLTTGNLRNWKELLQKCYLQETASKSPGPGFQDGGFAAASDSQNLAQQKHIRWRQRAKTRYNCTIPEGDANIISTEEEASDVGHANINFNNNSMEKEAEQQTRPLNTPSMLFFKRPQIISWWNKYASWMLVLVISATSSFSIILYSTSQDYKTSLEWLVASAVSLLVSMFFLQTLNILFFSALKSLHSNSCENIPWSIKETFLEIKLNEPSMNADDMRELHYDLVRMRGSKQYQPLEEDEITIFKKRGKIRHQAFVFLKDVLCHFIFLILILNIAYSMENTTSFYYNQDMKSKLSKGLFEVSKIKEIYPWLREVFLELIHNPVKPTFLPDTWSKILGLPKMRQIRAKRSEKECFYPRSFVNKFVISKSHCLHKYGVDEADRRNYLGSWKNPVNESMANPSGNFTGFTYHNARDAWRYNSYGERNVYKAGGYMFNFYPKETVSESMKRLASLEENNWLDENTWALIVEMTTFNFDTDLFCSISVIFELSYLGPINATLWIHSYRLPIFKQLDQREKFVFILVGYMLVFYIIDEFCVVEQQRLNYLKNVSNLINFGIKAVCCFFLLQLAFKFKLASSLIELYLRQPNQYIPFHKVSLVDKTLRITLGFLAFLIVLKTLRYSRFFYDVRLAQRSILAALPGICSMALVVAVYFFVYMAFGYLVFGQYEWNYNMMTHSAQTVFSYCVSAFKDTAFRSNRALGGLFLASFMMVMICVLINLFQAVIMSAYEDMKQPVYEEPSDEAEVVNFLFHKIHRIWAFITFRPVSTTDTELFNRVLFGIPERKSMYHLGLKARKINGKKMVYLVI from the coding sequence ATGCTTCTGTGCTCAGGACATGTGGCGCTGGAACTAGTCTTTGAAGAACATGACATCCGTCCTTCTCCAACCTCCGCCGATATCACAATCCAGGGTGTTTCCTATTCCTGCAGTGTGCTTTGTCATCTTCGCCAACATCTGAGAATTAAGTTGCAATGCCAAGATGTCTCCTTGTTCCTGCTTTGGCCATCCACCTTCCCCAAAGCTGACAGGAAACAAATGCAGCTAAGCTGCTGTTCATGCCTTgataaaacaagatggcgccatcaTTACAGTTATAGATCAGGTGGCCCCCGAGCTCTTTTCCTTCCCATCAGCCATCATCCATATTCTTCACTGTGTAATCACTACCGTGATGGTTGGCTGCCCCACAGGTGTTCCTCCTGTTTCAGGCATTGTCAGATGGTGCACTACACCCACCAAGGactgtgccttccttccttccatgtcaAGCAAGGGCCTTTGGTCAGGCCTAGCTTGGACGTGCAGGTGGAACCCGTCATATTACATCTTTACAGCGCCCATTCCAAATTACTCCGCATCCCTCATAGAACTATCCGTCTATTCTGGAATGTCTCCTCGGTCAACTCCCAACGAAAGACCTACAGCCTGGTGGATGCTCACAATAGTCAATTCTGGTCTACCACATACAATCCATATGCTTTACGCAACAATTACTCCATTGCTCCTAGTCCACCATCTTTCAGGAACAACGTTGTGGCTCGTTTCGCTTTGGTTCTTGAAGAGGCAGAATCTGGGGATTTGAGTGGGGCATTAGATTTCTCAGGGGCCATTTTAAGTCTGAAGACCAGGAATCATCCTCTCGCTTATCTTGCTGTCAACATGCGGAAAACCAAGGCAGACGCCTATTTTTTTACCCACAGATGGGGTTTCTTCTATCATATCAAAGGCTCTTCCAGTGGCTTGCACATCCCTTCCCGCACGTACTACCTTTTTTATCAACAGCAAAGTCTCTCTTACTTGATCGCCATTGAATTTGTCCACCGGTGCTGGTACAGGTTCGGCATCCATATGTACCTTAACAGAAAAGGAGTCCATTTGACGTCTGATTCAGGGAAAGATGTAGAAATCCACATTTTCAACAGCGGCCCTTCATTTGTGCCAAGTTTGGCCTATATTGCTTGGTTTATTCCACTGCAGAATCCATTACTCCAGCACAAGTGGGCCTTCAACCTACAATGCTTGGGTGTAGAGAAGGAAGATCTTCCCTGGAATGCTACTTACAGTTACAGAGATCGTGTCAAAAACGCGGCCCGTTTTATATCTGATCTTCCGTTCAACCCTGCTTTATACGCAGGCTTCATAGCGCCAGTCAATTGCACACAAGTCGGCCAAAGATGTTTCATTTTGGAAACCAAAGTCGGTACTTATACCTCAAAGGTCCTGAAGTCTACAGTGGATTGCCTTCAAAGAttttgtttcctgaaaagagtAAAAATCCAGGAATCTCATTATACTAATCCTGTTTTAAATTATAGTAAAAAGATCTCGTTCATTCTCTCAGCTGATTTTGAGGTGAATTGTCCAGAACCAAGGCAAACACATATAACTTGGAGAATCTATAAAGTTCCAGATATGAAGACTGGTCCAGACTGGTCAAAACCTTTGAACCCTCCTGCAGTTGGGAAAAAAGATCTTTTACACTTAAACATTCCTGCTGAGAGCCTAGATGAAGGCttgtatttattcaatttgaCCGTAACATTAATCACAATGGACACTTTAGAGAAAGCTGAGGCCTCTGATTCTGTGTTTGTCAGGATTAGGCTCAACAGACTCTGGGCGGTCATCGCTGGAGGTGATTTGCAGACGGTTAGATTTTCCGACCAGTGGATTCTGAATGGATCTGCCTCTTCTGATCCAGATGCCCCCCAACCTTTTGAAGGCCTCACCTTCACTTGGTACTGCTCCAAACAAAAGGAAGATTATACTTCCATGACTTTGAGCGAGACTGGCAAGTGTCGTCCACATCAGGCAGATTTGAGATGGACAGCTTCTTCCGAGCCACTGCAAACAGTTCTACCTAGAACACTTCAAGAAAATGCCACATACTATTTCCTTCTGGTGGTTCATAAAGGAAGGAGACAGGCCCAGGCTGAACAAAGGATCCAGGTGAAGCCTGATGCTTGGCTAACCCTGAACCTCACCTGTATTGAGAACTGCAGAAGATCCGTGATCCCCACAGAAAGATTTTGCCTATTTGGCAAATGCCTAAACTGCAGAACGTTTGATAGGCCTCGGTTTcactggtcacttttttcaggaaaTTCCTCGGAGCTCCAATTTGATTGGGCCACCCGAACGTCAACAGGGAGAACTAATCCATACCTCTGTGTGAAACCCTTGGGTTTGATGCATATGGCAGAATTCTCCTTTAGGCTTGTATTAAAAGTAGGCCTGGAGGGACACGAACCATTGCTGTATAACTATTCATTTGTTATAAATATACCTCCAGCACTTGGAAAGTGCAGCCTTAACCCTCCCACAGGAATAGCATTTCTAACAAAATTCTCTGTTCACTGCAGCGGCTTTAGAGATCAACATTTGCCTCTTACCTATAAGGTCAAAGTGGCATTGGATTCAATGGAAATGCCTATTAGAGGAAACAGTACCTTGGGCGCTATTGTCTATTTTGGTGATCAATCCAAAAGTCCGCCATCTTTTTTACCCGTAGGTGCATCTGCTAAGCAATATCTCTTGAACTTACATGTCCAAGTATATGATGGTCTTGGTGCTTATTCCCAAATGACACTACCCACCACAGTGCACAGCCTACTGAAAGTCAAGGAACCAGAGGCTGTGTTAAAGGAATTGCATAAACTAACCGGTGGAACTTCAGCTCCCATCATATATTTTCTCAACCGTGGGAATTATTTTAGTGCGGGATATTTTGTCCACATGGTGGCTTCTGCCTTAAATGACCTAGAAGTGCTTCCAAGACTCCACTCCTCTAAGACCAAATTGCGTGAAATTCTTTTAAATCATTTGGCTGGGATCCCGACAACAAATATAATGGAGGCAAATCATGTGATCTCAAGTATTTTGCAGATAACCCAAGAAATTGGGGAAATCAACAGGAAATCACAGCTTCTTGTAGTCCAAAAGCTCAAGGATGTGACTGATGGGTTGAGAAGACATAACAGAGAAAATGGAGGTTTTAAGGAAATCTGTGATCTTGGAACTGCTATTCTTGCGGGGTTATCCAAAGTCCTGAAAGCTTCCTTGTTAAAAAACCCACAAAGCCACAGAATCATGGCTGAGGAAACCATGTCTGTCACTCAAATTTTAACAGACCTCCTTTTAGAAGGCAAAGTCCTAGGAGAACATGAAACCATCATAGGAGCTGATGACTGGACCATCAcattaaggaaagaagaaaagcaggATATTTCTGAAAGTTTTGCTAAGAGAAGAGACTGCCAAAACCGTTTCTATCCCAAAATGAAGCAGGTGGAATATGACCAGTTGCCCGACGATACAGTAATTTCTACGGTAGTTTATGACTTTGACAACAATCCATTTTTCGGGTTGCCATCTTTGGACAATATAAGCACAAGGGTGGCAGGGTTCAAAATGGCGGGAATTAAATCTAATGGTGATGTGATTGAAATCATGCCCGATGTGGCTGAAATGATCCTGACCAGAAATGAGGAAAAGGCAGCTGTATTTGAGATGGTGGTGGAGCGCAGCCAAAACTTCCCTGAAGCATCTGGAGGATTCAGTTTTGAAGTCTGTAGAAATTCCAAAGACATCTTAATCCAGGTAGTGACAAAACCAAAGTTTACTTTCCAGGTTTTTATATATGTGGGTCTCAAGCTTAGTCATCCTCCCATAGCTATTTTTAATGTTTCCCACAATAAGCCAGTGATCTCGAAGACAAAGAATTCCACAGGTGATGACTGTGTATTTCAGAGGCCTTACATTTTTTGCCTTTCACAGACGTTACTCAAATCCATATTCCGAGGCAGCACagctgaaaaacaaaacatttctatTGTTTTCCAATCCAACCAGTTTCTGGAGGACCACAACTCACAGAGACTTGGCCTCATGCTGTTTACCGCCGACTGCTTGTATCTGGATGATGCCCAAACACTTTGGAGACAAGATCAGTGTCATCTCGGACCTCAGACTACATGGCGAAAGCTACACTGCGTCTGTGCGGGCAAAAGGCGCACTGTGAGGACTGTCGACCCACCAACAGGAAGAGCCTCCCTGGGAAATGTCACATTTTTAGCAGGGAAGGTGACAGTCTATCCTGATCCGATAGAGATGAGAAAGATCCAGTTGGCTCAAATCCAGAGGAACCCAGTGATCATCTTGACCGTCGGTTTCATTTTTCTTACCTATATCCTGTTGGCTATTTGGGCAATGAGAAAAGATAGGGCTGATGTAGAAAGCAGAGCCCATACCATTGTCTTGCCTGACAACGATCCCTTTGATAAAGTTTGCTACCTGGTCACCGTCTATACAGGCAGCCGCATCGGGGCAGGAACGACAGCCGCCGTTTTCATCCAATTGATAGGGGACCAAGCGGTCAGTGACGTCCATCGCTTGAGCCACCCTGAACACGTAGCTTTCCTCCGTGGCTCCATCAATACCTTTCTCCTGACTTCTAAGAATGACCTGGGAGACATCTATTGCCTTCAAGCTTGGCATGATAACGCCGGTTCTTCCCCTAGCTGGTTCCTGAGTAGAGTCAAGGTGGAAAATATGTACACCAAGCAGTCTTGGGTGTTCATATGCCGAAAATGGCTTGCTCTGGATAAAGACAACGGCCTGATTGAGAGGGTGTTTGTTGTGGTCCAGCCCTCGGCTGCTTTAAACAAAATGGATTTTTTCCTCATCTGCTTCGCCAAGGACCTTGCAGACAATCACTTATGGTTCTCCCCTTTTGCCCACGTGTGCACTGGTTCTTTCAATAGGCTTCAAAGGCTGTCGTGCTGCTTAGCCACCCTCTTCTGCATTCTGCTAATCAACATGATGTTCTTCAAGGATGATGTGGATCAGCAGATGTATGCAGGACATTTGCAGTATCTCAGGCTTCTAATAATTGGCATTCAGAGCGCTTTCATTTCATTCCCTTTGCAGATGATCATAACAGCTCTGTTTAAATATGCACAGAAAGAGCCCTCTGACCAGAAGATCCCGGAAACTCAGCAAAAAGTGTGTTCTCATTTAACGACTGGAAATCTGAGGAACTGGAAAGAACTCTTGCAGAAATGTTACCTTCAGGAGACTGCTTCAAAATCCCCAGGGCCTGGTTTTCAAGACGGCGGCTTTGCCGCTGCCTCCGATTCCCAAAACCTGGCACAACAGAAGCATATTAGGTGGCGGCAGAGAGCAAAAACCCGCTACAACTGCACGATTCCAGAGGGGGATGCCAATATAATTTCAACGGAGGAAGAAGCTTCGGACGTTGGCCATGCCAACATCAATTTTAACAATAATTCCATGGAGAAGGAGGCAGAGCAGCAAACGAGGCCACTCAATACTCCCAGCATGCTTTTCTTCAAAAGGCCCCAGATCATATCTTGGTGGAACAAGTATGCTTCATGGATGTTGGTCTTGGTTATTTCTGCCACATCCTCTTTTTCTATCATATTATATAGCACATCCCAGGACTACAAAACCTCTTTAGAATGGCTCGTGGCGTCTGCCGTCTCACTGCTTGTCAGCATGTTCTTCCTTCAGACACTGAACATCCTGTTTTTTTCTGCCCTCAAATCGCTTCATTCCAATTCCTGTGAAAACATCCCGTGGTCGATCAAGGAAACTTTCCTGGAGATTAAACTGAACGAACCCAGCATGAACGCTGACGACATGCGAGAACTGCATTACGATCTCGTGAGAATGAGAGGCAGCAAGCAGTACCAGCCCCTGGAAGAAGACGAGATCACCATTTTTAAGAAAAGGGGGAAGATCCGACATCAAGCCTTCGTTTTCCTGAAGGACGTCCTATGCCACTTCATCTTCTTAATCCTCATCTTGAACATTGCCTACTCCATGGAAAACACCACGAGTTTTTactacaatcaagatatgaagtCGAAATTGTCGAAGGGGCTTTTTGAAGTCAGCAAAATAAAGGAGATTTATCCCTGGTTGAGAGAGGTCTTTTTGGAACTGATTCACAACCCCGTGAAGCCGACCTTTCTCCCGGACACCTGGTCCAAGATCCTGGGTTTACCCAAAATGCGGCAGATAAGAGCAAAGCGTAGTGAGAAAGAATGCTTCTATCCACGCAGTTTTGTAAATAAATTTGTGATTAGTAAAAGCCACTGTCTTCACAAATATGGCGTCGATGAAGCGGATCGCAGGAACTATCTCGGGTCATGGAAGAACCCCGTTAATGAATCCATGGCGAATCCTTCGGGTAATTTCACAGGCTTTACCTACCACAATGCCAGAGATGCCTGGAGATACAATTCCTATGGAGAGCGAAATGTGTACAAAGCGGGAGGGTATATGTTCAATTTTTACCCCAAGGAGACAGTCTCCGAATCAATGAAAAGACTGGCATCTTTGGAAGAAAACAACTGGCTGGATGAGAATACTTGGGCGCTAATAGTTGAGATGACAACTTTTAATTTTGATACAGACCTATTTTGCAGCATATCGGTGATCTTCGAACTTTCTTACTTAGGCCCTATTAACGCAACTTTGTGGATCCACTCCTATAGACTCCCCATTTTCAAGCAGCTGGACCAAAGGGAGAAGTTTGTTTTCATCCTGGTAGGCTACATGCTAGTTTTTTACATCATTGACGAGTTTTGCGTAGTGGAGCAGCAGAGACTCAACTACCTAAAAAATGTTTCCAATTTAATTAACTTCGGCATAAAGGCGGTGTGTTGTTTCTTCCTCCTGCAACTTGCATTCAAGTTCAAGCTGGCTTCCAGCCTTATCGAGCTCTATCTCCGTCAACCGAACCAATACATCCCCTTCCACAAAGTTTCTCTAGTCGATAAAACGTTGAGGATCACTCTCGGGTTTCTGGCCTTTCTGATCGTCCTGAAAACTCTCAGGTACTCTCGTTTCTTTTACGACGTGCGCCTGGCCCAGAGGTCCATTCTAGCCGCCCTGCCAGGTATCTGCTCCATGGCCTTAGTGGTGGCCGTCTACTTCTTCGTCTACATGGCCTTTGGCTACCTCGTCTTTGGCCAGTACGAATGGAACTACAACATGATGACCCATTCGGCACAGACCGTCTTCTCTTACTGTGTTTCAGCCTTTAAAGACACGGCTTTCAGATCCAACCGTGCTCTGGGGGGGCTCTTCCTGGCCTCCTTCATGATGGTGATGATTTGCGTTTTGATCAATTTATTCCAAGCGGTGATTATGTCGGCCTACGAGGACATGAAGCAGCCGGTTTACGAAGAGCCTTCCGATGAAGCTGAGGTGGTTAATTTTCTCTTCCATAAAATCCACCGAATTTGGGCTTTCATCACTTTCAGGCCGGTATCAACGACCGATACGGAACTCTTTAATCGGGTGCTTTTTGGGATTCCGGAGAGGAAGAGCATGTATCACCTTGGACTCAAAGCCAGGAAAATAAATGGGAAGAAAATGGTGTATCTTGTCATTTGA